One segment of Peromyscus leucopus breed LL Stock chromosome 5, UCI_PerLeu_2.1, whole genome shotgun sequence DNA contains the following:
- the Acbd7 gene encoding acyl-CoA-binding domain-containing protein 7 isoform X2 yields the protein MSLQADFDQATQDVRKLKSRPEDEELKELYGLYKQSIIGDINIACPAMLDLKGKAKWEAWSLQKGLSKEDAMSAYISKARELIEKYGI from the exons ATGTCCCTGCAG GCTGATTTTGACCAGGCCACACAAGACGTGAGGAAGCTGAAAAGCAGACCTGAAGATGAAGAGCTCAAAGAACTCTATGGGCTCTACAAACAGTCCATCATTGGAGACATCAACATTG CATGTCCAGCAATGTTAGATTTGAAGGGCAAGGCCAAGTGGGAAGCATGGAGCCTCCAGAAAG GGTTGTCGAAGGAAGATGCCATGAGTGCCTATATTTCTAAAGCAAGAGAGCTGATTGAGAAATATGGGATTTAG
- the Acbd7 gene encoding acyl-CoA-binding domain-containing protein 7 isoform X1, producing the protein MSLQADFDQATQDVRKLKSRPEDEELKELYGLYKQSIIGDINIGACPAMLDLKGKAKWEAWSLQKGLSKEDAMSAYISKARELIEKYGI; encoded by the exons ATGTCCCTGCAG GCTGATTTTGACCAGGCCACACAAGACGTGAGGAAGCTGAAAAGCAGACCTGAAGATGAAGAGCTCAAAGAACTCTATGGGCTCTACAAACAGTCCATCATTGGAGACATCAACATTGGTG CATGTCCAGCAATGTTAGATTTGAAGGGCAAGGCCAAGTGGGAAGCATGGAGCCTCCAGAAAG GGTTGTCGAAGGAAGATGCCATGAGTGCCTATATTTCTAAAGCAAGAGAGCTGATTGAGAAATATGGGATTTAG
- the Rpp38 gene encoding ribonuclease P protein subunit p38 isoform X2, translated as MHLGVFKMAAAPQAPKRGSIRKTRPLVVKTSLNNPYVISWSTLEREDIHFILQTLEDKFKLIGLQKIEDKKKKKTPLVKKQRCSPDVETSEDLKEEHDGNLQVSGWTPIHVRKQLVIGVNEVTRALERNELLLVLVCKSVKPAVITSHLIQLSISRTVPACQVPQLSQRIAPAIGLKCVLALGFRKNTTDFAEEVRAIIPRVPSLHVPWLQDRTQDLKDNLETESLESQDKEILDTSFDDLTKLNKRKLAEGGQASVTLQPLKIKKLIPNPNKIRKPPKSKKSISK; from the exons ATGCATCTTGG GGTTTTCAAGATGGCCGCAGCCCCTCAAGCACCAAAGAGGGGATCTATTCGGAAGACTAGACCTCTGGTTGTAAAGACATCACTGAACAACCCGTATGTCATTTCCTGGAGCACCTTGGAGAGAGAGGACATACATTTTATATTACAGACACTCGAAGACAAGTTTAAATTGATTGGCCTTCAGAAAATtgaagataagaaaaagaaaaaaacaccttTGGTAAAAAAGCAAAGGTGCAGCCCTGATGTTGAGACGAGTGAGGATCTGAAAGAGGAGCATGATGGGAACCTGCAGGTGTCAGGCTGGACACCCATACATGTCAGAAAACAGCTGGTCATTGGCGTTAATGAAGTCACTAGAGCcctggagaggaatgaactgcTCCTGGTTCTAGTGTGCAAGTCCGTCAAGCCTGCCGTCATCACCTCACACTTGATTCAGCTGAGTATAAGCAGAACTGTTCCTGCTTGTCAGGTTCCTCAGCTCAGCCAGAGAATTGCTCCTGCCATTGGCTTAAAATGTGTGCTAGCCTTGGGCTTCAGAAAGAACACCACGGACTTCGCTGAGGAAGTAAGAGCCATCATTCCCAGGGTGCCCAGCTTACATGTGCCATGGCTTCAAGACAGAACCCAAGATCTCAAAGACAATTTAGAGACTGAATCTTTGGAAAGCCAGGACAAAGAGATTTTGGACACATCATTTGATGACCTTACAAAACTTAATAAAAGAAAGCTTGCTGAAGGTGGGCAGGCTTCTGTAACACTACAACCCCTTAAAATAAAGAAACTTATTCCCAACCCTAATAAGATAAGGAAACCACCCAAAAGTAAAAAATCCATTTCAAAGTAG
- the Rpp38 gene encoding ribonuclease P protein subunit p38 isoform X1 → MAAAPQAPKRGSIRKTRPLVVKTSLNNPYVISWSTLEREDIHFILQTLEDKFKLIGLQKIEDKKKKKTPLVKKQRCSPDVETSEDLKEEHDGNLQVSGWTPIHVRKQLVIGVNEVTRALERNELLLVLVCKSVKPAVITSHLIQLSISRTVPACQVPQLSQRIAPAIGLKCVLALGFRKNTTDFAEEVRAIIPRVPSLHVPWLQDRTQDLKDNLETESLESQDKEILDTSFDDLTKLNKRKLAEGGQASVTLQPLKIKKLIPNPNKIRKPPKSKKSISK, encoded by the coding sequence ATGGCCGCAGCCCCTCAAGCACCAAAGAGGGGATCTATTCGGAAGACTAGACCTCTGGTTGTAAAGACATCACTGAACAACCCGTATGTCATTTCCTGGAGCACCTTGGAGAGAGAGGACATACATTTTATATTACAGACACTCGAAGACAAGTTTAAATTGATTGGCCTTCAGAAAATtgaagataagaaaaagaaaaaaacaccttTGGTAAAAAAGCAAAGGTGCAGCCCTGATGTTGAGACGAGTGAGGATCTGAAAGAGGAGCATGATGGGAACCTGCAGGTGTCAGGCTGGACACCCATACATGTCAGAAAACAGCTGGTCATTGGCGTTAATGAAGTCACTAGAGCcctggagaggaatgaactgcTCCTGGTTCTAGTGTGCAAGTCCGTCAAGCCTGCCGTCATCACCTCACACTTGATTCAGCTGAGTATAAGCAGAACTGTTCCTGCTTGTCAGGTTCCTCAGCTCAGCCAGAGAATTGCTCCTGCCATTGGCTTAAAATGTGTGCTAGCCTTGGGCTTCAGAAAGAACACCACGGACTTCGCTGAGGAAGTAAGAGCCATCATTCCCAGGGTGCCCAGCTTACATGTGCCATGGCTTCAAGACAGAACCCAAGATCTCAAAGACAATTTAGAGACTGAATCTTTGGAAAGCCAGGACAAAGAGATTTTGGACACATCATTTGATGACCTTACAAAACTTAATAAAAGAAAGCTTGCTGAAGGTGGGCAGGCTTCTGTAACACTACAACCCCTTAAAATAAAGAAACTTATTCCCAACCCTAATAAGATAAGGAAACCACCCAAAAGTAAAAAATCCATTTCAAAGTAG